In the Trinickia acidisoli genome, GGCCATACTTCCTCGTAATACAGGCGGTTTGGAGCGCATTACGGGATGTCAAAACCACCGATCATCGAGCCGAATCAGATACGCCATGCTCTAAAGGTCGCAGCAGTCACCGGGCAAAACCCCATCCGCGATGTCGCGCTGCTGACGGTGTTCTACAGCACGGGACTCACGTCCAACGAAGTCGCGAAGTTACTCGTGTCCGATTACCTGACTGATAGCGGGAAGGTGCGTGTCGATTCGGAAGTGCGCGCGGAGATTGCCTTCAATGGCAAGGCACGGCCGCTGATATGGGCTAACGCCAAGGCGTGTGCCGCGATCGATGATTACCTCGCCTATCGTCTGGCAGCACGTCACGGGGTCACTGCCCGCCGCGCAGCCTTTCGCGGACTGGACCAGGACGGCCCATTGTTCTTCACTGGTGACGGAGCGCCC is a window encoding:
- a CDS encoding site-specific integrase — encoded protein: MSKPPIIEPNQIRHALKVAAVTGQNPIRDVALLTVFYSTGLTSNEVAKLLVSDYLTDSGKVRVDSEVRAEIAFNGKARPLIWANAKACAAIDDYLAYRLAARHGVTARRAAFRGLDQDGPLFFTGDGAPFVFTKRVTGTGAVSYSCESLTEIVRRLHQQAGIENGNASAARRTFAVRLHRDGRSLKVIQKLIGVSSLSAVKNQVEGDAVRLSTIVSGVI